A region from the Methylovorus glucosotrophus genome encodes:
- a CDS encoding group I truncated hemoglobin: MQNMKPFSIASLIFLVAFVCACSPVKPERSLYDRIGGNAVLTAVVDETIDKVSQDPKTSRSFDGVKLPVLKESIVRQLCSLTGGGCQYEGETMENAHADARITNAEFELMVDAMRTALDHQHVGTREKNELLKILAPMKRDIVAH; encoded by the coding sequence ATGCAAAACATGAAGCCATTCTCTATCGCCAGCCTCATCTTTTTAGTCGCCTTTGTATGTGCCTGCAGCCCGGTCAAGCCCGAGCGCAGTCTGTATGATCGTATCGGCGGAAATGCGGTGTTGACGGCGGTGGTCGATGAAACCATAGACAAGGTCAGCCAGGACCCCAAAACCAGCCGCTCGTTTGATGGCGTCAAGCTGCCAGTGCTGAAAGAGAGCATCGTCAGACAGCTTTGCTCACTCACCGGCGGCGGCTGTCAGTACGAAGGTGAAACCATGGAAAATGCGCATGCCGATGCCAGAATTACCAATGCGGAATTTGAGCTGATGGTGGATGCTATGCGCACTGCGCTGGATCACCAGCACGTGGGCACACGCGAAAAGAACGAGCTGCTGAAAATACTGGCGCCCATGAAACGCGATATCGTCGCGCATTAA
- a CDS encoding methylamine utilization protein, with translation MQPSLLRRSLRLLTVAFLLVAYSTWAAELTITVTDASGTPLPDAVVWAEPNTKLALPVPGTAAVEQKNRQFLPLVSVVQTGTSVSFPNRDKVKHHVYSFSPAKTFELKLYSGVPSTPVVFDKAGTVVLGCNIHDQMLAFIRVVDTPYFALSDSTGKATLSNVPNGPYTLAVWHYAQSNENALFEKAMVVKADEQTAVKLDINTSALQKR, from the coding sequence ATGCAGCCTTCCCTTCTCCGTCGTTCCCTCAGGCTGCTGACAGTAGCATTCCTGCTTGTTGCATACAGCACATGGGCAGCGGAGCTGACCATCACCGTCACCGATGCCAGTGGTACCCCGCTGCCAGATGCCGTGGTATGGGCAGAACCCAATACCAAACTCGCCTTGCCCGTTCCAGGCACCGCAGCCGTCGAACAGAAAAACCGCCAGTTTCTGCCGCTGGTCAGCGTAGTGCAAACCGGCACCAGCGTAAGCTTCCCCAATCGGGACAAGGTGAAACATCATGTTTATTCCTTCTCGCCCGCCAAAACCTTTGAGCTGAAGCTGTATTCTGGCGTCCCCAGCACACCGGTAGTGTTCGACAAGGCGGGGACGGTGGTGCTGGGTTGCAATATCCACGACCAGATGCTGGCCTTCATTCGCGTGGTGGATACGCCTTATTTCGCCTTGAGCGACAGCACCGGCAAAGCCACCCTCAGCAATGTGCCCAACGGCCCTTACACCCTGGCTGTCTGGCATTACGCGCAAAGCAACGAAAATGCCCTCTTTGAAAAAGCGATGGTAGTTAAAGCCGACGAACAAACTGCCGTT
- a CDS encoding DUF3034 family protein, with the protein MVREKMMARRWKKWGMCLLLNLAMAGQAQAGDRLLATGGVSQVEGSGGGGLVPWALISGYSTDQQVSATGFYTEARTRGGFDLNVVGVSVGIANRLELSLSQQHFGLGSTVHGETIRMNTAGIKLRLFGDAVYDQDRWWPQVAVGMHLKHNEDFDRIPTALGAKHASGTDFYVAATKLYLDAVGGHNLLLGATLQATKANQFGLLGFGGDRHDDYRAQLGVSAAVMLTDRTLLGAEYRSKPNNLSVYREDDAKDIFLTWFAHRNFSITAAYLDLGRIADKDNQTGWYLSGQLGF; encoded by the coding sequence ATGGTGCGTGAAAAAATGATGGCAAGACGATGGAAAAAATGGGGGATGTGCCTGTTGCTCAATCTGGCAATGGCTGGGCAAGCACAGGCGGGTGATCGTCTGCTGGCAACCGGTGGTGTCAGTCAGGTGGAGGGTTCTGGTGGCGGCGGGTTGGTGCCCTGGGCACTGATTTCAGGCTACAGCACCGACCAGCAGGTCAGCGCGACCGGCTTTTATACCGAGGCCCGCACGCGCGGCGGTTTTGATCTGAATGTGGTCGGGGTCAGCGTGGGCATTGCCAACCGGCTTGAGCTGTCGCTGTCTCAGCAGCATTTTGGCCTGGGCAGTACGGTGCACGGCGAGACCATACGCATGAATACGGCGGGCATCAAGCTGCGCCTGTTTGGCGATGCGGTGTATGACCAGGATCGCTGGTGGCCGCAGGTGGCGGTGGGCATGCATCTCAAGCACAACGAGGATTTTGATCGCATTCCCACCGCGCTCGGCGCCAAGCATGCCAGCGGGACAGATTTTTATGTCGCCGCCACCAAGCTGTATCTGGACGCTGTGGGGGGACATAACCTGCTGCTGGGGGCGACCTTGCAGGCGACCAAGGCCAATCAGTTTGGCCTGCTGGGTTTTGGCGGCGACCGCCATGATGATTACCGTGCGCAGCTGGGGGTGTCAGCCGCGGTGATGCTCACCGACCGCACGCTGCTGGGGGCCGAGTATCGCAGCAAGCCCAATAATCTCAGCGTGTATCGCGAAGACGACGCCAAGGATATCTTCCTCACCTGGTTTGCCCACCGCAACTTCTCGATTACCGCAGCCTATTTGGATCTGGGCCGCATCGCCGACAAGGATAACCAGACCGGCTGGTACCTGTCGGGTCAGCTCGGGTTCTAA